acggtacaaacaatttctctgaggggcaagagaccggggcgtccccctgggcctctaacaccttcccctccagaacagagtgtaccgcagaaacaaccactcctctttgaagaatgggcaccggatcactcacattaccccctccagggaaacaacgagatagtgcatcagccttggtattctttgccccaggacgataggtaatcacaaagttaaacctggtaaaaaacagcgaccacctagcttgtctaggggtgagacgcttagccgattcgaggtacagaagatttttgtggtccgtaatcacagtgacaggggggactgccccctctaaaaagtgacgccattctttaaacgctagtttaatagctaatagttccctattgccaatatcgtagttcttttctgctgcagatagttttttagaaaagaaagcacaaggacgccatttgccaggagacggaccctgagacagcaccgcccccactcccacctctgacgcatcgacttcaacaataaaaggctgagagacatcaggttggactagtacaggtgccgaggtaaacctctcttttagagaggaaaaagcaactttagcggcgtcagaccatttagaaaaatcagtccccttcctagtcatgtcagtaaggggttttacaataagtgaataatttttaataaatttcctatagaaattcgtgaagcccaagaaccgttgcagtgctttgaggttctcaggaagatcccaatctaaaattgcctggaccttcctaggatccatacggaaacctgaagcagataaaaaataacctaggaattgtatctcctgaacggcgaagacacatttttcaattttagcatataatttattcgtccgtaggacctgcagtacttgtctgacatgcacctcatgtgttctcagatcagacgaataaattaaaatatcatctaggtatattaccacaaacctgccgattaaatgactaaaaatgtcattaacgaaatgttgaaagacggcaggagcattggtcagaccgaaaggcataactagattttcataatgcccctcaggggtggtaaaagctgtcttccactcatccccctccttaatacgaatcagattgtaggttcccctaagatcaagtttggagaaccacctagcacccgcaatctggttaaacaggtcaggaatgagaggaagagggtatgggtctctgatggttatccgatttaattcacgAAAatttaggcaaggacgcaggcccccatctttctttttaacgaagaaaaaccctgcagccacgggtgaagaagagggtctgatgtgtcccttagccaggctctcggagatataacctttcatggcttgtctctctggacccaaaagattatataacctggtcttgggtaatttttcgcgccgggaataaggttaaccgggcaatcataaggacgatgaggtggtaacttctgacaacccttttcagaaaaaacttcctcaaaatccgaaataaatgtaggtagggtagttatggaggcgactaagcaattgctatttaagcaattttctctgcactgctcactccactccaatatctccctggcctgctaatccaccactggattgtgcgctaccaaccagggaagacccagcactaccggagtgggaagcccctccagaacataacatgaaagcatctcgttatggtggtcccctacccgaaggtgtaaattatgaacaatgtgggtgaggtttctctgagacagaggagcagaatcaatagcgaatatgggaataggtctctgtagcgtacagagagacaaacccatagtgcgggcaaaatgggcatctatcaaatttacccctgctccactgactagaaagaaagaaatagtctccgtcttatcaccaaaaacaataaccgctggcaacacaaattgcgatgtacgtatggaggaaacgtatacccccggctgacatcctccacacagcctggggttagtagtttttcgacggtcttttgtttctgaggaaagaaggacagacattaatgaaatgacccctctccccacaaaaaaaaaaaaaaccacgcctacggcgagcctcaggaggacggacctgacgagtagttcctcctagctgcataggctcgtctaagtccgtacagactaactgctgcttgggaggggttaccaattgctccgtttttttcaacctgtccctaaggcgtctatctattcggatagaaagggacataaccgcatcaagggaaaagggggtctcatataatgcaagcgcatccttaaccctttcggataacccagagcagaactgactcctgagagccgggtcgttccattgggtatccgtagcccacctacggaagtcagagcaatactcctctaccggccgctctccttgtaggagtctccgtaatcttgattcagccagtgcgactcggtcagggtcgtcatatatgagacccaaggccccgaaaaactcatccactgaccgaagagcctgggaatcagtaggtaaagagaacgcccaggactgcgggtccccctgcagcagggaaataacaacccccacccgctgttcttcattaccagaggagtaagggcgcagtttaaaatataatttacaggcctcacgaaatgtcaaaaacttgtcccttcccccagaaaatctgtcagggagagggaccttgggttccgcaacaacctggttaccagtagcaaccgctgggcttgcggtcagttgtacttgctgctgttgctggaggaccgacgccttcaatcctgccacctccaaagacaggccatgaaattgtttggacagagcagcaatttgatccatactggattctaagtaggtaaaaattattattattattttttttttttttttttacctacacaaaataagggccagatataatgtaatgaccggcgtcacgcacagggagggaaaagggaaagccatgCCCaaaggagagggaaaggtggtgacccctgactcaccttgcggctggcacctgacagccctgacgtccctagacgggttcctcacccgtgcggcgatcacgtgcctaaaccctggctttccctaaaatgagccctagatagtgaacgggccggtgggatcgctagtccgcaccactgacactaagagggaaacaccagggagaggacagacaatacagacaaacacatacacccaggtgggcgatcacaatagaccacaaaggtccaacagggatccggagggtaacgttctggaccaacaaccagagaacgcagcaacacagctccagagggtcagaatagatgtccaggcaggaagctctatatctggcaaccagagaagtgtgagaggggaatataaggaggttgggagtgctggacaaggaacagctgaggagaaggagctacggatccctgagtgagccaaaaagggttgcaaagcaaacccagaaagctaccataaggaaacagccctatcttacatagagcgcgcagccaaccgctgcgacttcctgaccccgggtataacggagtcagacgtggttcttgacaccctcgtgacatcaaCAGCTGCTTGGGCAGCCAGCTGGGTGCATATGGGCATAGCTGACCCTAAAAGTGGACAGCCGGGCAAATAGGTTTGGCTGTGGAATAGAGGTGATGCTGGAACAGATGTGGCAGTAAAGTCTCAAGGGTTGGACTCTCCAACTGTATAGTGTTTCTGTTAAAGTGTGGATGATGCCGGGCATCTTTCCATATTGTTTTTTTCGTAATTTTTTTTAGGATTGGTGTCTTGATGACATTATGGCCACTATTATTTCGGAGGAGGTCAGTTTTAAAAATGACATCATCCAACAGTTGCATGCTGAAGTGGTAGACATTGTTGTCTTCTGCAGGGTTCTCTCTTATTGTACATGATATCATTAATGTTTGCTCCATCCGGCATTTTGCCTCCAGGGTCGGTCTCTGAGGAGTAAGAAAGACCAATGCTTGTCCTTGTCCTCGCCTCCAGGTGCAGCCTTTCAGCCAAGCAGGTGCCTGGAGCTGTATGCTATTTACCTTCCTGTTGATGAAGTGCACAATAGAGAGGGAGATGAGAGTAAAGTGAATTCCCCTCCCCCACATCCTGCCCCTTCTCTGTGTAGTGCTCCCGAGGGCACCTGACCTTATAATGAGGTCATTCTTGATCCTGACCCAACTCCTTATATTCCACTTGTTATGACCTTGCTCTCTGCTCAGATCACGTAAGCATAGAAaagggaaaatgaaaaataaggaTTCAACGTATTATGGCCACTTCATTACAGAGAACAGTTAACTGTGAATTCATtggacaacttttttttttcttggttatCTCCTGCAGGGCAATTTCGTCTGCAAAATGTTTCACAAAAATGTTGGTATCTTTAGTCTGACCAAGATACTCAAGGCTTATGGAAGAACAACATTTTGTTGGAAGGAATTCTCATTGAGTGCTTGGACAAGTTggacaatgtcagactgtgcagggacacaacccCAACTAGTAACATccagctggcaattcattcataaacttctagtaggaataacagaggaatggcacaacatagagtcaggagaatagatgttccagaatgctCATTTACCAACACGGACATCATGTCAGGAGTggagacaggttctctttaaagggacatttctatcaaatatcttttatataaaaaattaacaacCTATAAGGGGAATGtcctatgtattttttttttaaataaaaacaaggGTAGATGGTTTACTGGATATCatctttttaatgtattttactcCCCATCatggctctttaacttcctctttggACTTGTAGCATGGATCGTGCTAAAAGTCATCTGTGGCCAGAGATTGACTGAATAAGAGCATCAAACATCAcaataaggccttatgcacacgtccgttgtgtgttttgtggtccgcaaaccgcggatccgcaaaacacggatggcgtccgtgtgcgttccgcaatttgcagaacggcacggacagccattaatataactgcctattcctgtctgcaaaacgcggacaagaataggacaggttatattttttttgcggaccacggaacggagcaatggatgcggacagcacacggagtgctgtccgcatcttttgcggccccattgaagtgaataggttcgcatccgagccgccaaacctgcagctcggatacggaccaaaacaatggtcgtgtgcatgaggcctaagtgcaatgctcttctgtgaaCCATCTGTAGCTAGACCTATCAAGTGAACAACAGAGCTGTCATACTGtcatcccaattctacacctactattataaTGAGTATTACCCTTCAGATAACATTTCACCcttacagcagcagtaaacttatAAcaaattatatatctgtataggaGGTCTTATTATTTGTGTTGTGTAGAACAAAACTCTAGCAGACTTCCGAATTATTTTGATCTTTGTATTAAGGAGGTTgtgcaacacccccccccccccccttcccttcccaaTTCTACCAGACCTGCAAAAGGAAGATAACCTACCTGCTTCCTGGTATTGGTTACTCACTCCTTCTCCTGCAAGACTGCGATACTTTGCTAGTCTCCATCGGCATTCTGTTCGACACGACTGGTAGCAACGGTGTCTGGCttcccttgcatcatgtgaccatttgcgATAACGTAAGGTGTGCCGTACACCACCATGACTTGTGATTGGCTGTGGCAATGTCAAGCCGGATTTTGACATGGATGGAGCCTGGTGGAGCGTTGCAGGCCTGCAGAAGGAGCAGGATGCCGGCCCCGGGAAGCAAGTcatcttccctttgcaggtctagCAGAATGGGGAGGTTTTCAAAACTCCACCCCCCTCCCTATtcttatacaacccctttaaggataatgCAGAATTTTTTATTCGACCTTCATCAGACAATTTGCTTGTATGCCAGCAGTAGAGAGGTAATCGCATGGAGATGTATTCGCCTTTGATGCCTGTCTTGTTGTTGAGCATTATCctctataaaaatttaaaaaaagaagctGTAAATAAGAATTTTGAAGTGTGCTGGTTGCTGGAGTTTGGATCAGGTAGGCTGCTGGCTTTTCTTAACTCCTTAagaacacagccatatttcaccttaagtaccagaacatcagggcgtacctgtacgccctatgtccggaagaggttaaaggggttatccaaaaaaagatatttatgacttctatcctcaggataggtcatcagtatcagatctgcaggggtgtGACACTTGGGACCCCACCTTGAGCTCTGCAGCCTCTTATTAGTACGGAGCTggctgggtctttaaagatggcgcccgctcctgagtgtagcgggtgccatagccgcgggtggcctgcgatttcttatagcagacacccgcggctaatgtccacaatcctgaccatggcatctgggcacgtgatgctccggctcccccgtgcGGCGATCGGAGGAGCATCCCCTGcccttgtgaatgacaggaggctgctgcatagtatttcctatggaccccttgcctgtaatagggcttcataggaaactagcaattttctcatagattccaatgaaaacacccatagtataaaaatatattctccatacggcaaacagcaaaacggaaaaaagtgtcaaaatggccgatttgccgtttttggtcgcttcattttctacaacaaaatgtaataaaaatttatcaaaaagtcatacacacccccaatgaaaagttcagatcgccccgcaaacaatgagcccccacacagcttcctacacataattacaaaaaagttataggggtcaaaatgaggcgacaaaaaaagaaaactgattttttttcccacttttttattattttatcacttttattttatcacatttattttatatattttatcacTAAAACGCAAGGTATCGCCAGATTCTTacggacctgtagaataaaagtaactggttttatcgcacatcaaacatcgtaaataaaaaacctgtaaaactgtggtggaattgcttttttttttgcaatttcaccccatttggaatttttttccgcttcccactacattacatgcaatattaaatggtggagttggaaagtacaacttgtcctgcaaaaaacaagccctcatatggctatatgaacacACACTTGGAAGGCCGGGAGcgcaaaacaaaaatgcaaaaacgaaaaaacctcctgGGTAGAAAGTGTTAAAgcatacaaaaagaaaaagagaggTGCAACTAGGATGTGATACCTCAATAAAGCGCCAAAAGGGTTAGGAGTACCACATTAGTGGGAATAATTAAATTATTATAGTCATAGCACATCTCTTCAAACACATGAACCCCAGGGAGGGTAGATGCTCCGGTGAAGGGATATTGCCCCAAATAACAACACAGGATGGCTGCACTCTGCAATGAAAACCAGCTCTGATGTCGAGAAACAATCGGCAACCACAACAACAGCAACAGTATGAAAATGGGAGCTCCACCTATGAAGATAATTTACATTGGGTCAGTACAAATAGTCATATTACTCACAGCACCGGGATGGCGGTGGGATACAAGATAATCTCCCCCTCCCCCTGGCTGTTTGACAGAAGTCTACGGTGTCCATCTGTCAGACGGCCGAGGTTATACCATCAGACGGCTTCCATGAGTTTCTCATAGGTGATGACCCTTTGTTCGTACTGTTACTGTTGTTTTCTTtcatacacttaaaggggtttaagAAAGTTAGATGGGATAGAGGGTAATTATTAGATCAATAGGGATCCTACCGCTGAGACCCCCAATAATCAAGAGAATAAGGGCCCTGTACCTCATGGACCTCCCATgaaatggatggaacagctggTCGAAAATGCATGTCaccgttccattcatttctattggagcGCCGGATATAGCAgagtacagcgctcagctatctctgtagctcccatagaaaagaatggagcaGCAGCATGCGTTTCTGACCAGCCGCTATGTCCACTTCAGGGGGGCTACACGGGGTACATGGACCCTGCTATCATGATCGATGTAACTGGGCCCTGCAAAAGTCCAGTTCTGATCTAATTACTAGGCTTTTTTGTGTGCGTTCATTGTGAAGCAATGCTTCGCCACGGCCTCGGGCTTCGTTGCTCAGCAGAGCATTCATTGCCAAGGTCTGAATGTAAACACAGCCTGTAACATGCTAATAAAAGGTAATATTTAAGCAATGTATATTACTATTGTACAAAGGTCACCGCACTCAAAAGTACAGCCCTATAATTGGACAGGACAAACAGCCAGTGAGTGAGAAGAACCTTTGGGCTGTTGTTAAGCACCAGAATTAAACCTACAACAAGTTACTGATGAAAGAGGAGCACGTCAAGATCTCTTCTATGCATAATGTCCATTGTTTTTTCGGCAAGTCTAAGATGTCAGCTGCCTGTTCTCCTTCTTATTTTCCAAGGAGCCTTCATTGCAATCTTCATCTTGTTTTTCAGTTTCGAAGAGCCTTTCAGCTATTTAAATACCTCCAATGTGACAGCAACAGCAGGAGTAGATGACCTGGACATTTTCCCTCTCTTTAAGGATGTCCACATCATGTTGTTTGCAGGGCTTGGTCTCATGCTGTCCTTTCTAAGACTTTATGGCTTTGGTGGGATCGCCATCAACTTTTTGATTGCCAATTTCTCCATTCAGTGGGCCATGGTTGTTCAAGGCTTCTTCTACCATTTTAAACATGGGATGATCCACCTAAGATTGAATAACATTCTTGAGGCAGAGTTTGCAGCCGTCACGGCTCTCATTTCAGCTGGGGCTGTGTTGGGACGGACCAGTCCTGTTCAGTTGATTCTCCTCTCGGCCTTGGAGATCCCGCTCTTTGTGATCAACGACTGGCTGGTCAATAAGTATTTCCATATTCTTGATATAGGAGGCACAGTGGCCATCCATATCTTCTCATGTTATTTTGGCTTGGGAATATCTCAAATCTTATACCAACCATCACTACAAAGAGGACACAAGAAAGAgaccacaacctcaaacagtgaTTTATTGTCCCTTCTGGGGACTATCTTTCTCTGGATCTTTTGGCCAAGCTTTAATTCCGTCCTAGCAAAAACTAGAGAAGCTCAACACCGGGCCATTGTGAATACATTTCTGGCATTAAGTTCAGGGACAATGACTACATTTGCCATGTCCAGTCTGGTGGACAAACGGGGCCGGATAAGCTTAGCACATCTTCAAAATGCCTCCTTGGCCGGAGGAGTGGCTGTTGGGATTTCAGCAGACCTAATTAGCCCAGGAGGAGCATTTAGTATTGGGTGCCTAGCTTCTATGGCCTGCACCCTTGGCTTTCAATACCTAAGTCCTTTCTTGGCCAAGAAGATCAAGTTGCAAGACCAATGTGGAATCCATAACCTGCATGGTCTGCCAGGCATCATTGGCACTATTGGAAGCATTGTGGTCATATTGCTTGGACCGTTTGATACTTATGGCTCTAGTCTACATGAAACTCTCTACAGTAATGGTCTGGACGAACAACCTATTTTGGGGGTTCTGGGAAATAGAGAGACCTGGACGAGAAAGGGCCAGGCTCTGCAGCAGGCTGCAGCCCTTGGAGTGACCATAGGAGTATCACTATTTGGTGGCTATATCACCGGATTATTGATGAGATTGCCTTGTTTTTTTCATCCGTTTAAGGAAAACTTTTTTGATGACCAGTTGTATTTCCAAGTTTCTGAAGACATAGAAAACAAATGGATTTCAAATGAGAAACTCCAGGAGCACTTGCTAGTCCCACTAAAGCAAATATAAAAGCCTCTTCACATCTACCACCTTCCTGCTTGACCACGAAATCATTTGGCACCCAATTAGAGTTAATAACATATTATTGTTTATTTAATATAATTATTAGACTATCCTGgacctgaagtttctggtccaggAAGCTTAGATTTAGGATTTTCATTTAGTGGACTCCTTGTCTGCAGCACTGGTATAGAAGGAATACTGCACTTACCTCTTCCTCTGCAGAAATTATCTGGTAATGATATAGTATTTCCTCTATGTTAATGCAGCAAGATCCCAGCATATATATAGCTGCATCAATCTCAGCTCCTGGGCTTTTGCTGGTTTGACTTGACAGGTAAGGTTAATTATGTGATTTCATagttgtatttaaagggaacctgtcacattgaacatggtgcctgagctgcaggcagcaggttatagagcaggagaagctgagcagattgatatatagttttggggGAAATAATTCAGCAAAACTtgtcatttattcatttaaattcttaCTCATTTtgtgctttgaagtccaggaggcggtcctatcagtgattgacagctatctctgcatacacagtcatagaggtcagattgtcaatcactgataggaccgcctccttgactttaaagcccagaatgagcaggaaattaaatgaataaattacaagttttactgaatcttttgccacaaaactatatatcaatctgctcagctctataacatgctgactgtagcttacattgcattttcatggtgacaggttccttttaagagATAGGTAAGCATGGCATACGTGAGCTCATACTTGTCACTATAAGATCAATCATGAAGAGTCAGACATTTGCCTCCCTGATTATAAATGCACTTTCTAGCATCTTTGTAACGTGTCTTCATTACCCATTTCTCATTCTTTTGATTTTACAACTTGAAGAAAAATCGGCTGCAGCTTGGAGACAATCAGTAAGTCGCCATTGACTGTATATATTGGCAGCACTTGGTATGCTTGATGATGGTGTCCATGCGGCAGCAGATTCATTTTCTACATTGCATACAGATTCTGGAGTTCATACTTTCtggctaaggactcatgcacatggccgtaccttcttttgcggtgcgcaaattgcagatccgcaaaacacggataccgaccATGCGCGTTTtttacattttgcggaacggaaggtctGGCCTTCAATAGACCAGTCCCATCCTTGTCCGTgatactgacaagaataggacatgttctattttttttttttgcggggctgcggattggaagtacggatgcggacagcacacagagtcctgtccgcatcttttacgaccccattcaagtgaatgggtccgcatcctagccacacacacacacgtgtccCCTATAACTCACATCACTCCCATCTGCATTGTTTTCCCCATAACAAATGGGAGTGCAGGAGGTGCTCTCTTAGACATTCTCTTCTGCTGGGCAAATATGCCGTTTTTAATATACAACTCTTTGTAAGCATCTATTATATTATATGGCAGTATA
This window of the Bufo bufo chromosome 6, aBufBuf1.1, whole genome shotgun sequence genome carries:
- the LOC121003361 gene encoding ammonium transporter Rh type A-like; translation: MSIVFSASLRCQLPVLLLIFQGAFIAIFILFFSFEEPFSYLNTSNVTATAGVDDLDIFPLFKDVHIMLFAGLGLMLSFLRLYGFGGIAINFLIANFSIQWAMVVQGFFYHFKHGMIHLRLNNILEAEFAAVTALISAGAVLGRTSPVQLILLSALEIPLFVINDWLVNKYFHILDIGGTVAIHIFSCYFGLGISQILYQPSLQRGHKKETTTSNSDLLSLLGTIFLWIFWPSFNSVLAKTREAQHRAIVNTFLALSSGTMTTFAMSSLVDKRGRISLAHLQNASLAGGVAVGISADLISPGGAFSIGCLASMACTLGFQYLSPFLAKKIKLQDQCGIHNLHGLPGIIGTIGSIVVILLGPFDTYGSSLHETLYSNGLDEQPILGVLGNRETWTRKGQALQQAAALGVTIGVSLFGGYITGLLMRLPCFFHPFKENFFDDQLYFQVSEDIENKWISNEKLQEHLLVPLKQI